Proteins from a single region of Argopecten irradians isolate NY chromosome 7, Ai_NY, whole genome shotgun sequence:
- the LOC138327879 gene encoding TBC domain-containing protein kinase-like protein — MTTLGKAEFGVTTFFTRSHPNDKCGANGLPLTPNSVKVLGRFQNLRHLSHPQICKYLDIVKDKHERMVIVSEHYRKCLNSKPSQYSSKDKVLEIAYGVLKGLAYLNSLGITHRNLSKENILFDSDGHVKLAEYGLYFMTGYGADVAFPIGKPQYLAPEVLSEAPTTVDEHSDVEPEVVNPSGPKVDVWSLGMILLEVVCSQDLWPGLTMPQVFYKIFAFLKSDQSPLHSIAKDNSLTETIKTLPPDIVDFLNKCLTVSAKQRPDPAELLKHEIFTELRMKELPYKNGFQLFSMQPRCKDLELPVYSENGSVQDEDFDHLSLRNMEEVYYLWRLAGGDLESLLRKEGLVKTKPPITLLPSFCTNDGDVFGQRRDRAELLDSIVIIASQEQLRNRLSEVDEKAYYPLLEDEQSNTNGSLPLSPSSSDLSNTASLPLVIKEKDVEYQFHRVILYERLLKAYPYKRAHIWKEARVDIPPLVRAHVWAALLEVEGDIESVYSNIDKDTVTSTDRQIEVDIPRCHQYHELLSSPTAHAKFKRVLKAWVVSHPQYVYWQGLDSLCAPFLALNFANEALAYACLTAFIPKYLHKIFLKDNSQVIQEYLAVFSHLIAFHDPELSNHLDGIGFIPDLYAIPWFLTMYAHVFPLHKIVHLWDTLLLGNSSFPLCIGVAILQQFRDRLLSFGFNECILLFSDMPEIDIQRCVQDSIKIFCSTPKSATYRQHARPSKKPQKEDSRPNLSYYSRDYNDQPSTDLSMEPIPIEELKREKVPRISAEDLIELGELTGPAHSKSPTKRKQNSKPMLLVVDVRGEDEFNKGTVERSINIPFHSAFSPEGDLNPCPAVTTLTSSRSQVKVIVGSRGKNAVNFANEIIRLGFSKVCVLHKGIDVLRQTGLLMLPPTDF, encoded by the exons ATGACAACACTAGGTAAAGCAGAATTTGGAGTGACCACTTTCTTCACCCGAAGCCATCCTAATGATAAATGTGGAGCCAACGGCCTTCCTCTTACTCCTAATTCAGTCAAAGTCTTAGGACGTTTCCAGAACCTCAGACATCTGAGTCATCCACAGATCTGCAAATACCTGGACATCGTTAAGGACAAACATG AACGAATGGTGATAGTATCAGAACATTACAGAAAATGTCTCAACAGCAAACCAAGTCAATATTCAAG TAAAGACAAAGTATTAGAGATTGCTTATGGAGTCCTGAAAGGTCTAGCCTACCTGAACTCACTAGGAATCACCCACAGGAACCTCTCCAAGGAAAACATCTTGTTTGATTCTGAC GGGCATGTGAAGCTAGCAGAGTATGGTCTTTACTTTATGACAGGGTATGGTGCTGATGTGGCCTTTCCAATAGG GAAGCCTCAGTACCTCGCTCCAGAGGTTTTATCAGAAGCTCCTACCACTGTTGATGAACATTCAGATGTGGAACCTGAAGTTGTCAACCCCTCCGGGCCGAAGGTTGATGTGTGGTCACTGGGTATGATCTTACTGGAGGTCGTGTGT TCACAAGACTTATGGCCTGGTCTGACAATGCCACAAGTATTCTACAAGATATTTGCTTTTCTAaagtcag ATCAGTCCCCATTACACAGTATAGCCAAGGACAATAGTCTTACAGAAACCATCAAG ACTTTGCCCCCAGATATTGTAGATTTCCTAAATAAATGTTTGACAGTATCGGCTAAACAAAG ACCTGATCCTGCTGAATTATTAAAGCATGAAATTTTTACAGAGCTCCGGATGAAAGAG TTGCCATATAAGAATGGGTTTCAGCTGTTCTCCATGCAGCCCAGGTGTAAAGATCTAGAATTACCAGTGTACAGTGAAAACGGTTCAGTGCAAG ATGAGGACTTTGACCACCTGTCCCTAAGGAACATGGAGGAAGTTTACTACCTTTGGAGGCTGGCTGGAGGCGATCTAGAGAGTCTACTACGCAAGGAAGGACTTGTCAAAACCAAACCTCCAATCACTCTCCTACCAAG CTTCTGTACCAATGATGGAGACGTGTTTGGACAGAGAAGAGACCGTGCTGAACTGCTGGACAGTATCGTTATCATAGCGTCTCAGGAACAGCTCAGAAAT AGACTATCAGAAGTGGATGAAAAAGCATATTACCCGTTATTGGAAGATGA ACAGAGTAACACCAATGGTAGCCTGCCTCTGTCCCCCAGTAGTTCTGATCTATCCAACACGGCTAGTCTACCACTGGTTATTAAAGAAAAAGATGTAGAATATCAG TTTCATCGGGTTATACTGTATGAGCGTCTGCTAAAAGCCTACCCCTACAAGAGAGCTCATATCTGGAAGGAGGCTCGTGTTGACATCCCCCCACTAGTTAGGGCTCATGTCTGGGCAGCTCTCCTGGAAGTAGAG GGTGATATTGAAAGTGTGTACAGTAATATTGACAAAGACACTGTCACGTCCACTGATCGACAG ATTGAGGTAGATATTCCCCGATGTCACCAGTACCATGAACTACTGTCCTCCCCGACAGCTCATGCGAAGTTTAAGCGTGTACTGAAGGCCTGGGTAGTTAGTCATCCACAGTACGTATACTGGCAAGGACTGGACAGTCTGTGTGCTCCCTTCCTCGCTCTCAACTTTGCAAATGAAG CTCTGGCTTATGCCTGTCTAACTGCATTCATTCCTAAGTATCTccacaaaatatttttgaaggaTAATTCTCAGGTAATTCAAG AATACCTGGCTGTATTTAGTCACCTTATAGCATTCCATGACCCAGAACTCAGCAACCACCTCGATGGAATCGGCTTCATTCCAGAT CTGTATGCCATCCCATGGTTCCTGACTATGTATGCCC ATGTGTTCCCCCTCCATAAAATCGTACACCTGTGGGACACACTACTGCTGGGGAACTCCTCCTTCCCGTTGTGTATTGGAGTAGCAATCCTCCAACAGTTCCGTGACCGTCTGCTCTCCTTTGGCTTCAATGAATGTATTCTCCTGTTCTCGGACATGCCAG AAATAGACATCCAGAGATGTGTACAAGACTCCATCAAGATATTCTGTAGTACACCTAAAAGTGCCACCTACCGCCAACATGCCCGACCCTCCAAAAAACCACAGAAGGAAGATAGTCGGCCAAACCTGTCATACTATTCACGAGACTACAACGATCAGCCCTCCACAGATCTG TCTATGGAGCCGATACCCATTGAAGAGCTGAAGAGGGAGAAGGTGCCTAGAATTTCAGCGGAGGACCTGATTGAGTTAGGGGAGCTAACTGGTCCGGCCCACAGTAAAAGTCCAACCAAGCGTAAACAGAACAGCAAACCAATGTTACTGGTGGTTGATGTCCGTGGTGAAGACGA ATTCAATAAAGGTACAGTAGAAAGGAGTATTAACATTCCATTCCATTCTGCCTTCTCACCAGAGGGTGACCTCAACCCCTGTCCAGCAGTCACAACCTTGACCTCAAGCAGGtcacaggtcaaggtcattgttgGAAGCAGAGGGAAAAATGCTGTGAAT TTTGCCAATGAGATCATTCGATTGGGATTTTCTAAAGTCTGCGTCCTCCATAAAGGGATTGATGTTTTACGACAAACCGGGCTACTGATGCTGCCTCCTACAGATTTCTGA